A genomic segment from Spinacia oleracea cultivar Varoflay chromosome 3, BTI_SOV_V1, whole genome shotgun sequence encodes:
- the LOC110802218 gene encoding chromatin-remodeling ATPase INO80 isoform X2, translating into MDLNSPLSFANLFNLEPLVNFRVPHPDDDSDYYGSSSLDESRGGVIGGHSNGIMSEREGKKRKRIRSSDDELENGYYKTPFTEERYRSMLGEHLQKFKRRIKDSSLSPAPTRIPTPIPKSSATGHVALKSRKFVNEHRGGLREVEKAPDYLTRFVPQNLGNHYDAGYALKYANDRMTQESVYLDIGEGITYQIPPTYEKMSATLNLPSFSDIRVEEFYLKSTLDLGSLAEMMTADRRFGPRGRTGMGDALPQYESLQAKLKSLASSDPVQMFNLKVTEEGLNSIPEGAAGRIQRSILSEGGQLQVHYVKVLEKGDTYEIIERSLPKTQKAKKDPSAIEREERDKIGKVWVNIARRDLPKHHRIFTNNHRKQIMESKRLAETCQREVKLKVGRSHRLIRGPANRTRKLAREMVVYWKRLEKEMAEVRKREEKEAAEALKRERELEEARRQKKRLDFLLSQTELYSHFMQNKSAVRPSEAIPGDEKINSEGIEDEKAEEEEDPEDAELKKEALRAAQDAVSKQKKLTSAFDDECMKLRQSADDEVLGEDASATGPTNIDLLHPSTMPVTSTVQTPELFKGTLKEYQLKGLQWLVNCYEQGLNGILADEMGLGKTIQAMAFLAHLAEDKNIWGPFLVVAPASVLNNWADEISKFCPDLKTLPYWGGLQERQVLRKNINPKRLYRRDAGFHILITSYQLLVTDEKYLKRVRWQYMVLDEAQAIKSASSIRWKTLLTFNCRNRLLLTGTPIQNNMAELWALLHFIMPTLFDSHEQFNEWFSKGIESHAEHGGTLNEHQLNRLHAVLKPFMLRRVKKDVVTELTGKTEIAVHCKLSSRQHAFYQAIKNKISLAELIDNTRGHLNEKKILNLMNIVIQLRKVCNHPELFERNEGSSYLHFGDISNSLLPSPFGELDGVAYTGGRNPITYQIPKLIYEDIFRGSGTLSSTVGRGISRGSFEKYFNIFTPDVIYRSIIPQESTTDASSAGCGTFSFTHLIDLSPSEVTFLANSSLLERLMFSVKTQNRQYLDDIVNLVMEVEDGDPQIERGKVRAVTRMLLTPSKSGSEILRRKSATGPKHSPFEELVVSHEDRLLSNIALLHSAYTFIPRSRAPPICAHCPNRNFSYQMLDELHNPWVKRLFVGFARTSDFSGPRKPDGPPHQLIQEIDSELPVTQPALQLTYKIFGSCPPLQSFDPSKLLTDSGKLQTLDILLKRLRAGNHRVLLFAQMTKMLNILEDYMNYRKYKYLRLDGSSTIMDRRDMVRDFQHRNDIFVFLLSTRAGGLGINLTAADTVIFYESDWNPTLDLQAMDRAHRLGQTKDVTVYRLICKETVEEKILQRANQKSTVQQLVMTGGHVQGDLLAPEDVVSLLIDDAQLEQKLKENPIQVKDKQKKKRVNKGIRIDAEGDATLEDLDKVANEAADIEPSPDPEKPKSNNKKRKTGDKQGQSRKKAAKATDTEMIDAGLMTGNEFDDLVNNPGQQQRPKRPKRERPTKSVNENIEPAFTAVSFVVPQQP; encoded by the exons ATGGACCTAAATTCGCCGTTATCCTTTGCCAATCTCTTCAACCTCGAG CCTCTGGTGAATTTTCGAGTGCCGCACCCGGATGATGATTCTGATTACTACGGGAGTAGCAGTCTGGATGAAAGCAGAG GGGGAGTGATAGGTGGCCATAGTAATGGAATCATGTCTGAGAGGGAAGGCAAGAAAAGGAAGAGGATTAGGAGCAGTGATGATGAATTAGAAAATGGCTACTATAAGACTCCCTTTACGGAGGAGCGCTATCGATCTATGCTTGGTGAACATCTTCAGAAGTTTAAGAGGAGGATCAAAGATTCTTCGCTGAGTCCAGCACCTACACGGATCCCTACTCCTATTCCTAAAAGTAGCGCAACTGGGCATGTGGCTCTCAAAAGTCGGAAATTTGTAAATGAGCATCGAGGTGGATTGCGTGAGGTTGAGAAAGCTCCAGACTATTTGACTCGCTTTGTTCCCCAAAATTTGGGAAACCATTATGATGCAGGCTATGCACTTAAATATGCCAATGACAG AATGACTCAAGAATCTGTATATTTGGACATTGGGGAGGGTATCACTTACCAAATTCCGCCAACTTATGAGAAGATGTCTGCAACTCTGAACTTGCCAAGCTTTTCAGATATTAGAGTGGAGGAGTTCTATTTAAAGAGTACCCTGGATTTGGGTTCCTTAGCTGAAATGATGACTGCTGATAGGAGGTTTGGACCCAGAGGTAGAACCGGCATGGGGGATGCACTGCCCCAATATGAGTCACTTCAAGCAAAACTGAAGTCTCTTGCTTCTAGTGATCCGGTTCAGATGTTCAATTTGAAAGTGACAGAGGAAGGGTTGAACTCAATTCCTGAAGGGGCAGCAGGTAGGATACAAAGGTCAATATTGTCAGAGGGTGGTCAACTGCAAGTTCACTATGTGAAGGTGCTGGAGAAAGGAGACACATATGAG ATTATTGAAAGGAGTTTACCGAAAACGCAAAAAGCAAAGAAAGATCCTTCTGCTATTGAAAGGGAGGAAAGAGACAAAATTGGAAAAGTTTGGGTCAATATTGCTCGAAGAGATCTGCCAAAACATCATCGAATTTTCACTAACAACCACCGCAAACAAATTATGGAATCAAAGAGGCTAGCAGAAACCTGTCAAAGAGAA GTGAAATTGAAGGTGGGTAGATCACACAGATTGATAAGGGGTCCTGCAAATAGAACAAGGAAACTGGCCAGAGAAATGGTGGTGTACTGGAAAAGATTGGAAAAAGAGAtg GCAGAAGTTAGAAAGAGAGAAGAGAAAGAAGCTGCAGAAGCTTTGAAGCGCGAACGTGAGCTTGAAGAAGCAAGAAGACAGAAGAAGAGACTCGATTTTCTTTTGTCACAAACAGAACTTTACAGTCATTTCATGCAAAATAAATCAGCTGTACGCCCTTCTGAGGCAATTCCTGGCGATGAAAAGATAAACAGCGAAGGAATTGAGGATGAAAAggctgaagaagaagaagatccgGAGGATGCTGAATTAAAGAAAGAAGCCCTAAGGGCTGCTCAAGATGCTGTCTCTAAGCAGAAAAAATTGACTAGTGCCTTTGATGACGAATGCATGAAGTTGCGGCAATCAGCTGATGATGAAGTTCTGGGTGAAGATGCCTCAGCCACTGGACCTACCAATATTGATCTACTTCATCC ATCAACTATGCCAGTTACTTCAACAGTACAGACACCAGAATTATTTAAAGGTACCCTGAAAGAATATCAGCTGAAAGGCCTCCAATGGCTTGTTAATTGCTATGAACAG GGTCTAAATGGTATTCTCGCGGACGAGATGGGACTGGGAAAGACTATACAGGCAATGGCCTTCTTGGCTCATTTGGCCGAG GATAAAAATATATGGGGCCCATTTCTGGTTGTTGCTCCAGCGTCAGTCTTGAATAACTGGGCTGATGAAATTAGTAAATTTTGCCCTGATTTGAAAACTCTCCCATACTGGGGTGGACTTCAAGAACGACAAGTTCTCAGGAAAAATATTAACCCTAAAAGACTTTATCGTAG GGATGCTGGATTTCATATACTTATCACAAGCTACCAATTATTGGTTACTGACGAGAAATACTTGAAGCGTGTCAGATGGCAGTACATGGTACTAGATGAGGCTCAGGCAATTAAGAGTGCAAGCAG CATAAGATGGAAGACTCTACTTACTTTTAACTGTCGAAATCGTTTACTTCTGACGGGTACGCCTATTCAGAATAACATGGCAGAGTTATGGGCTCTTCTACATTTCATCATGCCCACCCTGTTTGACAGCCATGAGCAATTTAATGAGTGGTTTTCCAAAGG GATAGAGAGTCATGCAGAGCATGGGGGCACCTTGAATGAACATCAGTTAAATAGACTG CATGCAGTGCTAAAACCTTTCATGTTGCGCCGGGTCAAGAAAGATGTGGTTACTGAGTTGACCGGAAAGACAGAGATAGCTGTGCATTGCAAATTGAGTTCCCGACAACATGCCTTTTATCAAGCTATAAAGAATAAGATATCGCTGGCTGAGTTGATTGATAATACTCGTGGGCATCTTAATGAAAAGAAAATTCTTAATTTGATGAATATTGTTATCCAATTAAGGAAG GTCTGCAATCATCCGGAATTGTTTGAAAGGAATGAGGGTAGCTCGTACCTCCACTTTGGAGACATCTCAAATTCTCTTCTGCCTTCTCCTTTTGGGGAACTGGATGGTGTAGCATATACTGGTGGTCGAAATCCTATAACGTACCAG aTACCTAAATTAATCTATGAAGATATATTTCGTGGTTCTGGGACACTTTCTTCTACTGTTGGACGTGGGATTAGTAGAGGATCTTTTGAGAAATACTTCAACATATTTACTCCAGATGTTATTTATCGATCCATAATACCCCAAGAAAGTACCACTGATGCATCATCTGCTGGGTGTGGAACATTTTCCTTTACCCATCTAATCGACTTATCACCTTCGGAGGTTACATTCTTGGCCAATAGCTCTCTTTTGGAGAGACTGATGTTTTCTGTGAAGACACAAAATAGGCAGTACTTGGATGATATTGTAAACTTGGTGATGGAGGTCGAAGATGGCGATCCTCAAATTGAAAGAGGAAAAGTCAGAGCTGTCACTAGAATGTTGTTAACACCCAGTAAATCAGGCAGTGAGATTTTGAGAAGAAAATCCGCTACTGGTCCTAAACATTCCCCTTTTGAGGAACTGGTGGTTTCCCACGAGGATAGACTCTTGTCAAACATCGCACTTCTTCATTCAGCGTATACGTTCATCCCACGGAGTAGAGCTCCACCG ATTTGCGCTCACTGTCCGAATAGAAACTTCTCTTATCAAATGCTCGATGAACTACATAACCCCTGGGTCAAGAGACTTTTCGTTGGTTTCGCTCGTACATCTGATTTTAGTGGACCTAGAAAGCCAGATGGGCCACCTCATCAATTAATTCAAGAGATAGATTCTGAACTACCTGTTACACAACCAGCTCTTCAGCTGACGTACAAGATATTTGGTTCATGCCCACCCTTGCAAAGTTTTGACCCATCAAAGTTGCTTACT GATTCTGGGAAGCTACAGACACTTGATATATTGTTGAAGCGCTTAAGAGCAGGGAATCACCGTGTTCTTTTGTTTGCACaaatgacgaaaatgctaaATATTCTTGAG GACTATATGAATTATCGAAAATACAAGTATCTTAGACTTGATGGATCATCGACCATCATGGACCGACGGGACATGGTTCGAGATTTCCAACACAG GAATGATATTTTTGTATTCCTGCTAAGTACAAGGGCAGGTGGTCTTGGTATCAATCTAACAGCTGCAGATACTGTGATATTTTATGAAAGTGACTGGAATCCAACCCTGGATTTGCAGGCAATGGATAGAGCTCATCGTTTGGGTCAGACTAAAGAT GTTACTGTCTACCGTTTGATTTGCAAAGAGACTGTTGAGGAGAAGATTTTACAAAGAGCAAATCAAAAAAGTACTGTTCAGCAGCTTGTAATGACTGGGGGCCATGTACAAGGTGATTTATTGGCGCCGGAAGATGTTGTCTCATTACTCATTGATGACGCCCAATTGGAACAGAAATTGAAAGAAAATCCTATACAG GTTAAagataaacaaaagaaaaagcgaGTAAATAAAGGTATACGGATAGATGCAGAAGGAGATGCGACTTTGGAAGATCTTGACAAGGTTGCAAATGAAGCTGCCGATATTGAGCCCTCTCCAGATCCGGAAAAGCCGAAGTCTAACAATAAAAAA AGAAAAACCGGTGATAAACAAGGGCAATCAAGGAAGAAGGCTGCAAAAGCCACGGACACAGAGATGATTGATGCTGGTTTAATGACGGGGAATGAGTTTGATGACTTAGTTAACAACCCTGGCCAACAGCAAAGACCAAAGAGGCCAAAGAGAGAAAGACCGACCAAGAGTGTGAATGAAAACATTGAACCTGCTTTTACCGCTGTTTCTTTTGTGGTCCCGCAGCAGCCTTAG
- the LOC110802218 gene encoding chromatin-remodeling ATPase INO80 isoform X1 yields the protein MDLNSPLSFANLFNLEPLVNFRVPHPDDDSDYYGSSSLDESRGSQGGVIGGHSNGIMSEREGKKRKRIRSSDDELENGYYKTPFTEERYRSMLGEHLQKFKRRIKDSSLSPAPTRIPTPIPKSSATGHVALKSRKFVNEHRGGLREVEKAPDYLTRFVPQNLGNHYDAGYALKYANDRMTQESVYLDIGEGITYQIPPTYEKMSATLNLPSFSDIRVEEFYLKSTLDLGSLAEMMTADRRFGPRGRTGMGDALPQYESLQAKLKSLASSDPVQMFNLKVTEEGLNSIPEGAAGRIQRSILSEGGQLQVHYVKVLEKGDTYEIIERSLPKTQKAKKDPSAIEREERDKIGKVWVNIARRDLPKHHRIFTNNHRKQIMESKRLAETCQREVKLKVGRSHRLIRGPANRTRKLAREMVVYWKRLEKEMAEVRKREEKEAAEALKRERELEEARRQKKRLDFLLSQTELYSHFMQNKSAVRPSEAIPGDEKINSEGIEDEKAEEEEDPEDAELKKEALRAAQDAVSKQKKLTSAFDDECMKLRQSADDEVLGEDASATGPTNIDLLHPSTMPVTSTVQTPELFKGTLKEYQLKGLQWLVNCYEQGLNGILADEMGLGKTIQAMAFLAHLAEDKNIWGPFLVVAPASVLNNWADEISKFCPDLKTLPYWGGLQERQVLRKNINPKRLYRRDAGFHILITSYQLLVTDEKYLKRVRWQYMVLDEAQAIKSASSIRWKTLLTFNCRNRLLLTGTPIQNNMAELWALLHFIMPTLFDSHEQFNEWFSKGIESHAEHGGTLNEHQLNRLHAVLKPFMLRRVKKDVVTELTGKTEIAVHCKLSSRQHAFYQAIKNKISLAELIDNTRGHLNEKKILNLMNIVIQLRKVCNHPELFERNEGSSYLHFGDISNSLLPSPFGELDGVAYTGGRNPITYQIPKLIYEDIFRGSGTLSSTVGRGISRGSFEKYFNIFTPDVIYRSIIPQESTTDASSAGCGTFSFTHLIDLSPSEVTFLANSSLLERLMFSVKTQNRQYLDDIVNLVMEVEDGDPQIERGKVRAVTRMLLTPSKSGSEILRRKSATGPKHSPFEELVVSHEDRLLSNIALLHSAYTFIPRSRAPPICAHCPNRNFSYQMLDELHNPWVKRLFVGFARTSDFSGPRKPDGPPHQLIQEIDSELPVTQPALQLTYKIFGSCPPLQSFDPSKLLTDSGKLQTLDILLKRLRAGNHRVLLFAQMTKMLNILEDYMNYRKYKYLRLDGSSTIMDRRDMVRDFQHRNDIFVFLLSTRAGGLGINLTAADTVIFYESDWNPTLDLQAMDRAHRLGQTKDVTVYRLICKETVEEKILQRANQKSTVQQLVMTGGHVQGDLLAPEDVVSLLIDDAQLEQKLKENPIQVKDKQKKKRVNKGIRIDAEGDATLEDLDKVANEAADIEPSPDPEKPKSNNKKRKTGDKQGQSRKKAAKATDTEMIDAGLMTGNEFDDLVNNPGQQQRPKRPKRERPTKSVNENIEPAFTAVSFVVPQQP from the exons ATGGACCTAAATTCGCCGTTATCCTTTGCCAATCTCTTCAACCTCGAG CCTCTGGTGAATTTTCGAGTGCCGCACCCGGATGATGATTCTGATTACTACGGGAGTAGCAGTCTGGATGAAAGCAGAGGTAGCCAAG GGGGAGTGATAGGTGGCCATAGTAATGGAATCATGTCTGAGAGGGAAGGCAAGAAAAGGAAGAGGATTAGGAGCAGTGATGATGAATTAGAAAATGGCTACTATAAGACTCCCTTTACGGAGGAGCGCTATCGATCTATGCTTGGTGAACATCTTCAGAAGTTTAAGAGGAGGATCAAAGATTCTTCGCTGAGTCCAGCACCTACACGGATCCCTACTCCTATTCCTAAAAGTAGCGCAACTGGGCATGTGGCTCTCAAAAGTCGGAAATTTGTAAATGAGCATCGAGGTGGATTGCGTGAGGTTGAGAAAGCTCCAGACTATTTGACTCGCTTTGTTCCCCAAAATTTGGGAAACCATTATGATGCAGGCTATGCACTTAAATATGCCAATGACAG AATGACTCAAGAATCTGTATATTTGGACATTGGGGAGGGTATCACTTACCAAATTCCGCCAACTTATGAGAAGATGTCTGCAACTCTGAACTTGCCAAGCTTTTCAGATATTAGAGTGGAGGAGTTCTATTTAAAGAGTACCCTGGATTTGGGTTCCTTAGCTGAAATGATGACTGCTGATAGGAGGTTTGGACCCAGAGGTAGAACCGGCATGGGGGATGCACTGCCCCAATATGAGTCACTTCAAGCAAAACTGAAGTCTCTTGCTTCTAGTGATCCGGTTCAGATGTTCAATTTGAAAGTGACAGAGGAAGGGTTGAACTCAATTCCTGAAGGGGCAGCAGGTAGGATACAAAGGTCAATATTGTCAGAGGGTGGTCAACTGCAAGTTCACTATGTGAAGGTGCTGGAGAAAGGAGACACATATGAG ATTATTGAAAGGAGTTTACCGAAAACGCAAAAAGCAAAGAAAGATCCTTCTGCTATTGAAAGGGAGGAAAGAGACAAAATTGGAAAAGTTTGGGTCAATATTGCTCGAAGAGATCTGCCAAAACATCATCGAATTTTCACTAACAACCACCGCAAACAAATTATGGAATCAAAGAGGCTAGCAGAAACCTGTCAAAGAGAA GTGAAATTGAAGGTGGGTAGATCACACAGATTGATAAGGGGTCCTGCAAATAGAACAAGGAAACTGGCCAGAGAAATGGTGGTGTACTGGAAAAGATTGGAAAAAGAGAtg GCAGAAGTTAGAAAGAGAGAAGAGAAAGAAGCTGCAGAAGCTTTGAAGCGCGAACGTGAGCTTGAAGAAGCAAGAAGACAGAAGAAGAGACTCGATTTTCTTTTGTCACAAACAGAACTTTACAGTCATTTCATGCAAAATAAATCAGCTGTACGCCCTTCTGAGGCAATTCCTGGCGATGAAAAGATAAACAGCGAAGGAATTGAGGATGAAAAggctgaagaagaagaagatccgGAGGATGCTGAATTAAAGAAAGAAGCCCTAAGGGCTGCTCAAGATGCTGTCTCTAAGCAGAAAAAATTGACTAGTGCCTTTGATGACGAATGCATGAAGTTGCGGCAATCAGCTGATGATGAAGTTCTGGGTGAAGATGCCTCAGCCACTGGACCTACCAATATTGATCTACTTCATCC ATCAACTATGCCAGTTACTTCAACAGTACAGACACCAGAATTATTTAAAGGTACCCTGAAAGAATATCAGCTGAAAGGCCTCCAATGGCTTGTTAATTGCTATGAACAG GGTCTAAATGGTATTCTCGCGGACGAGATGGGACTGGGAAAGACTATACAGGCAATGGCCTTCTTGGCTCATTTGGCCGAG GATAAAAATATATGGGGCCCATTTCTGGTTGTTGCTCCAGCGTCAGTCTTGAATAACTGGGCTGATGAAATTAGTAAATTTTGCCCTGATTTGAAAACTCTCCCATACTGGGGTGGACTTCAAGAACGACAAGTTCTCAGGAAAAATATTAACCCTAAAAGACTTTATCGTAG GGATGCTGGATTTCATATACTTATCACAAGCTACCAATTATTGGTTACTGACGAGAAATACTTGAAGCGTGTCAGATGGCAGTACATGGTACTAGATGAGGCTCAGGCAATTAAGAGTGCAAGCAG CATAAGATGGAAGACTCTACTTACTTTTAACTGTCGAAATCGTTTACTTCTGACGGGTACGCCTATTCAGAATAACATGGCAGAGTTATGGGCTCTTCTACATTTCATCATGCCCACCCTGTTTGACAGCCATGAGCAATTTAATGAGTGGTTTTCCAAAGG GATAGAGAGTCATGCAGAGCATGGGGGCACCTTGAATGAACATCAGTTAAATAGACTG CATGCAGTGCTAAAACCTTTCATGTTGCGCCGGGTCAAGAAAGATGTGGTTACTGAGTTGACCGGAAAGACAGAGATAGCTGTGCATTGCAAATTGAGTTCCCGACAACATGCCTTTTATCAAGCTATAAAGAATAAGATATCGCTGGCTGAGTTGATTGATAATACTCGTGGGCATCTTAATGAAAAGAAAATTCTTAATTTGATGAATATTGTTATCCAATTAAGGAAG GTCTGCAATCATCCGGAATTGTTTGAAAGGAATGAGGGTAGCTCGTACCTCCACTTTGGAGACATCTCAAATTCTCTTCTGCCTTCTCCTTTTGGGGAACTGGATGGTGTAGCATATACTGGTGGTCGAAATCCTATAACGTACCAG aTACCTAAATTAATCTATGAAGATATATTTCGTGGTTCTGGGACACTTTCTTCTACTGTTGGACGTGGGATTAGTAGAGGATCTTTTGAGAAATACTTCAACATATTTACTCCAGATGTTATTTATCGATCCATAATACCCCAAGAAAGTACCACTGATGCATCATCTGCTGGGTGTGGAACATTTTCCTTTACCCATCTAATCGACTTATCACCTTCGGAGGTTACATTCTTGGCCAATAGCTCTCTTTTGGAGAGACTGATGTTTTCTGTGAAGACACAAAATAGGCAGTACTTGGATGATATTGTAAACTTGGTGATGGAGGTCGAAGATGGCGATCCTCAAATTGAAAGAGGAAAAGTCAGAGCTGTCACTAGAATGTTGTTAACACCCAGTAAATCAGGCAGTGAGATTTTGAGAAGAAAATCCGCTACTGGTCCTAAACATTCCCCTTTTGAGGAACTGGTGGTTTCCCACGAGGATAGACTCTTGTCAAACATCGCACTTCTTCATTCAGCGTATACGTTCATCCCACGGAGTAGAGCTCCACCG ATTTGCGCTCACTGTCCGAATAGAAACTTCTCTTATCAAATGCTCGATGAACTACATAACCCCTGGGTCAAGAGACTTTTCGTTGGTTTCGCTCGTACATCTGATTTTAGTGGACCTAGAAAGCCAGATGGGCCACCTCATCAATTAATTCAAGAGATAGATTCTGAACTACCTGTTACACAACCAGCTCTTCAGCTGACGTACAAGATATTTGGTTCATGCCCACCCTTGCAAAGTTTTGACCCATCAAAGTTGCTTACT GATTCTGGGAAGCTACAGACACTTGATATATTGTTGAAGCGCTTAAGAGCAGGGAATCACCGTGTTCTTTTGTTTGCACaaatgacgaaaatgctaaATATTCTTGAG GACTATATGAATTATCGAAAATACAAGTATCTTAGACTTGATGGATCATCGACCATCATGGACCGACGGGACATGGTTCGAGATTTCCAACACAG GAATGATATTTTTGTATTCCTGCTAAGTACAAGGGCAGGTGGTCTTGGTATCAATCTAACAGCTGCAGATACTGTGATATTTTATGAAAGTGACTGGAATCCAACCCTGGATTTGCAGGCAATGGATAGAGCTCATCGTTTGGGTCAGACTAAAGAT GTTACTGTCTACCGTTTGATTTGCAAAGAGACTGTTGAGGAGAAGATTTTACAAAGAGCAAATCAAAAAAGTACTGTTCAGCAGCTTGTAATGACTGGGGGCCATGTACAAGGTGATTTATTGGCGCCGGAAGATGTTGTCTCATTACTCATTGATGACGCCCAATTGGAACAGAAATTGAAAGAAAATCCTATACAG GTTAAagataaacaaaagaaaaagcgaGTAAATAAAGGTATACGGATAGATGCAGAAGGAGATGCGACTTTGGAAGATCTTGACAAGGTTGCAAATGAAGCTGCCGATATTGAGCCCTCTCCAGATCCGGAAAAGCCGAAGTCTAACAATAAAAAA AGAAAAACCGGTGATAAACAAGGGCAATCAAGGAAGAAGGCTGCAAAAGCCACGGACACAGAGATGATTGATGCTGGTTTAATGACGGGGAATGAGTTTGATGACTTAGTTAACAACCCTGGCCAACAGCAAAGACCAAAGAGGCCAAAGAGAGAAAGACCGACCAAGAGTGTGAATGAAAACATTGAACCTGCTTTTACCGCTGTTTCTTTTGTGGTCCCGCAGCAGCCTTAG
- the LOC110802227 gene encoding S-formylglutathione hydrolase: protein METKPTEISSSKMFGGYNKRYKHFSPTLGCSMTFHIYFPPSASPSSQKFPVLYWLSGLTCTDENFIAKSGAQRAASSEGVALIVPDTSPRGLNVEGEADSWDFGVGAGFYLNATQEKWKNWRMYDYIAKELPELLKENFPQLDTTRASISGHSMGGHGALTIYLKNLDKYKSVSAFAPIVNPTNCPWGQKAFSNYLGGTKADWEEYDATCLVSKFHDISATILIDQGEDDKFLEDQLLPKKFGEACEKVNAPLLLRFQPGYDHSYFFIATFIDDHISHHAQALKL from the exons ATGGAGACGAAACCAACAGAAATCAGCAGCTCAAAGATGTTTGGAGGATACAACAAAAGATACAAGCATTTCAGCCCAACTCTTGGTTGTTCCATGACTTTCCACATCTACTTCCCTCCTTCTGCCTCCCCTTCTTCTCAGAAATTCCCT GTGCTTTACTGGTTGTCTGGTCTTACATGTACAGATGAAAATTTCATCGCTAAGTCTGGAGCTCAACGTGCTGCTTCCAGTGAGGGTGTTGCTCTGATTGTTCCTGACACATCTCCAA GGGGGCTAAATGTCGAAGGAGAGGCTGATAGCTGGGACTTTGGTGTAG GTGCGGGATTCTATTTAAATGCCACACAAGAGAAATGGAAGAACTGGCGTATGTATGATTACATTGCCAAGGAGTTGCCTGAACTCCTGAAAGAGAACTTCCCACAACTTGATACAACACGTGCATCAATATCTGGGCATTCAATGGGAGGGCACGGAGCGCTAACTATATACCTGAAGAACCTTGACAAATATAAG TCAGTATCTGCCTTTGCACCAATTGTGAATCCAACAAACTGTCCTTGGGGTCAGAAAGCTTTCAGTAATTATCTTGGAGGAACCAAGGCAGATTGGGAG GAATATGATGCTACTTGCTTGGTTTCAAAGTTCCATGATATTTCTGCAACCATTCTAATTGATCAG GGAGAGGATGACAAATTCTTAGAAGATCAATTGTTGCCGAAGAAATTTGGGGAGGCTTGTGAAAAGGTCAACGCACCTCTTCTGTTGCGATTCCAACCTGGATATGACCATTCCTATTTCTTCATTGCTACCTTCATCGATGATCATATCAGCCACCATGCTCAAGCCTTAAAGTTATAA